In a genomic window of Myotis daubentonii chromosome X, mMyoDau2.1, whole genome shotgun sequence:
- the LOC132223603 gene encoding protein FAM47A-like, which translates to MACQQWPLPEPHKGWLLKSDLRKKALIESGLIKPWQSGPKLDKKPEPSKKWLLGPAPLEPLPLGMECKPWFKDRDRLPSRYLCRQNKQLGKCPTSMDSRRWVFVKEGLDDFRTGCPSAEDVITRGPREGFLPMIAHRIPRPPPKKIHRQPPTGADLCSKLSPAQRARKAFVENIEASLTQQSLANCLNLEEALPPDLLLKVLEVLDPDRKLEDTWAHCEGTKERKKTPTHLCEEHPEQTNLEPPQLNLEPPEEDNLEPEDQTHVQTAKESLQSYLFSLFPEEETNAKCTTDIPKDLGLQKSRRRIREFCRWIDDNFGDIGIVEEDLMKQFEVDLEVPLTHNTVKIKKISQLPLKIRPCKQLDDIQQRKFSLQEGNWQRKLRKPEDPHKPKREKIRYGAWYLDPKSWKKLVNGQPLPDPKVVPDKEHLTDGRHLEPDIIDELYGPIAFKDFIVSKGYRMPGVIEKMFMRKGWNYESVKTPIHRVMKLLSKPKEEDSGDKED; encoded by the exons ATGGCGTGCCAGCAGTGGCCCTTACCGGAGCCCCACAAGGGGTGGCTGCTAAAGTCGGACCTGAGGAAGAAGGCGCTCATAGAGTCGGGGCTGATCAAGCCGTGGCAGTCAGGGCCGAAGCTCGACAAAAAGCCGGAGCCCAGCAAGAAGTGGCTGCTAGGGCCGGCGCCGCTGGAGCCCTTGCCCCTGGGCATGGAATGTAAGCCCTGGTTCAAGGACAGGGACAGGTTGCCTTCCCGCTATCTCTGCAGGCAGAACAAGCAGCTTGGGAAGTGCCCCACCTCCATGGACAGCCGGCGGTGGGTATTTGTGAAGGAGGGACTGGACGACTTCAGAACGGGCTGTCCATCTGCTGAAGATGTGATCACTCGTGGCCCTCGGGAAGGCTTTCTCCCCATGATTGCTCATAGAATTCCCCGCCCTCCGCCCAAAAAGATTCACAGGCAGCCGCCCACGGGAGCGGACCTGTGTTCCAAGCTCTCGCCAGCCCAGCGAGCACGGAAGGCCTTTGTAGAGAACATTGAAGCCAGCCTGACCCAGCAGTCCCTGGCGAACTGCCTGAATCTGGAGGAAGCTCTCCCTCCAGACCTCCTCCTCAAGGTCCTGGAAGTGCTAGATCCTGACAGGAAGCTGGAGGACACGTGGGCACATTGTGAGGGcaccaaggaaagaaagaagaccccCACACACCTGTGTGAAGAACATCCTGAGCAGAccaacctggagcctccccag CTCAACCTGGAACCTCCCGAGGAGGACAACCTGGAACCTGAAGACCAAACCCACGTGCAAACGGCCAAGGAGAGCCTCCAGTCatatttattcagtttgtttCCTGAGGAAGAGACAAATGCAAAATGCACAACGGATATTCCCAAAGATCTTGGGCTCcaaaaatcaagaagaagaaTTCGTGAATTCTGCAGATGGATCGATGATAATTTTGGAGACATAGGCATTGTTGAAGAGGACCTCATGAAACAGTTTGAGGTTGACTTAGAGGTCCCACTCACCCATAATacagtcaaaataaagaaaataagccagCTTCCTTTGAAGATAAGGCCCTGCAAACAGCTAGATGACATACAGCAGAGAAAATTCTCCCTGCAGGAAGGTAACTGGCAAAGGAAACTCCGAAAACCAGAAGACCCTCATAAACCCAAACGGGAGAAGATAAGGTATGGAGCATGGTACCTGGACCCCAAATCCTGGAAAAAGCTGGTCAATGGCCAGCCTCTGCCCGACCCTAAAGTCGTCCCTGACAAGGAACATTTGACCGATGGAAGGCATCTTGAACCAGACATTATTGATGAACTTTATGGACCAATTGCCTTCAAAGATTTCATTGTAAGCAAGGGCTACAGGATGCCAGGTGTGATTGAGAAGATGTTTATGAGGAAGGGATGGAACTATGAGTCTGTGAAGACTCCTATACACCGAGTAATGAAACTCCTCTCCAAACCCAAAGAGGAGGATTCAGGGGACAAAGAGGATTAG